CGCGATGCCCTGCACGGGGGTCGGCACGCCCTGCAGCACGAGGATGTTGTTGAGCAGCGCGACGAAGAGGAGCCCGCCGAGGGCGCGCGGGATGCTGCCGGATCCGCCGAGCAGACTGATGCCGCCCACCACGACCGCGGTGATCGCGTCGAACTCGTAGCCGATGCCGATGCCGGGGCGGGCCGTCTGCAGCGTCACGCCGAGCAGCACGCCGGCGAGCCCGCTGAGCCCCGCGGTGAGCACGAACGCCGAGGCCCGCGTGCGGGCGAGCGGCACCGCGCTCGCCCTGGTCGCGTCGGGGTTGCTGCCGGCGGCGTAGATCCATCGCCCGAGCGTCGTCCGCGAGAGCATGAGATGGCCCGCCACCGCGACGACGAGGAAGACGATCACGATGATCGGGATCCCGAGCACCCGGCCGTTCAGGAAGGTCTGGGCCGCCTTGTCGGTGCCGTAGACGATCACGCCGCCCACGCTCCACTGCGCGATGCCGAGCACGATGGTGCTCACCGCGAGCGTCGTGATGACCGGGTTGATCCGGGCGTAGCCGATGAGCAGGCCGTTGACGCAGCCCGCCGCGAGCGCGGCGAGGATCGCGACGATCGCCGCGGGCACGGTGCCGATCGCCGGCTGAAGACCGAGGGTCAGGATCGCCCCGACCGCGACCGTCGCCGGCACCGAGAGGTCGGCGAGACCGCGCGTGATGAACACGAGCGCCATGCCGACGACGATGACGCCGAGGATCGAGATGTTGATCAGCACGTTCACGAGGTTGCCGAGCGTGAAGAAGCGGTCCGAGAGGAGCGCCCCCACCACGAGGAGCAGCACGATGCCGAGCGGCATCCCGATGAGGGGCGCGATCCGCGCGGCGAGGTTCGCCTTCGTCACTCTGCTCGTGCCGGGCACCCCCGTCGCGGTGGTGTCGAGTCTGGTGTCGCTCATACCGTCGCCGCCTCTCCTGTCGCCGCGTGCATGACGCTCGTCTCATTCGCCTCCGCGCGGCTCAGCTCCGCGGAGACCCTGCCCTCGTGGAGCACGAAGATGCGGTCGCTCACCGCGAGCACCTCCGGGAGCTCCGAGGAGATCAGCAGGATCGCCGTGCCGGCGGCCGCGAGCTCCCCGATGATCTCGTGGATGTCGGCCTTCGCGCCGACGTCCACGCCGCGGGTGGGCTCGTCGAGGATCAGCACTCGGGGCCGTGCCGCGAGCCACTTCGCGATGACCACCTTCTGCTGGTTGCCGCCGCTCAGGGTGTCGACCGGTCGGTCGATGACCGGCGGCGACACCCCGAGGGCGGTCACCTGATCCTTCGCCAGCTCCTTCTCGCGCGAGCGCGAGATCCATCCCCCCGGTCGACAGCCGTCCCAGCACGGGGAGCGAGATGTTGTCCTTGATCGAAGCGGATGGCACGATGCCGTCGCGCTTGCGATCCTCCGGCACGTAGGCGATCCCGGCCGCGACGCCCTTTCCCGGCGTTCTGGCGTGCACTTCCGCACCGTCGACCCGCACGGTGCCGGACTGCGCCCGGTCGAGGCCGAAGACGGCGCGCGCGACCTCGGTGTGGCCCGCGCCCACGAGGCCCGCGAGGCCGACGATCTCGCCGGCGCGCACGCTGAGCGAGACATCCTCGAAGGCGCCCGAGCGGGAGAGCCCCTCGACCTCGAGTACCGTCTCGCCGATGGGCACCTCCCGCTTGGGGAAGACGTCGGTGAGATCGCGCCCCACCATGAGCCGGATCATCTCCCCCGCGGTGAGGCCCTCGGACTCGCGCGTCTCGATCTGGCGCCCGTCGCGGAGCACGGTGACCCGGTCGGCGAGATCGAGCACCTCGCGGAGCCGGTGGCTGATGTAGATTATGGCGATGCCGTCCTCGCGCATGCGGCGCACCACCTGGAACAGCGCGAGCGACTCGTGCTCGCTGAGCGACGAGGTCGGCTCGTCGAGCACGATGATGCTCGGGCGCTGCGCGTAGGCCTTCGCGATCTCGACGATCTGCTGCTGGCTCACGGTGAGCGAGCCGAGGATCGCGGACGGATCGATTCTCGCGTCGAGGGCCTCGAGCACGGCGACCGCCTCGTCGTGCAGTCGACGGCGCTGGACGAGGCCGAAGCGCGACGGGGTCGCGCCGAGGGTGATGTTCTCGGCGACGGTCAGGTCGGGCACGAGGTTCAGCTCCTGGTAGACCATGCCGATGCCCCGCCTGCGGGCGTCGATGGGGCCGGCGATCCGCACATCCTCACCGTCGAGCCGGATGACGCCCTCGTCGGGCTGGTAGACGCCGGCGAGGATCTTCATGAGGGTCGACTTGCCCGCCCCGTTCTCGCCCACGATCGCGTGGACCTCGCCCGCGTCGACCGCGAGGTCGACGTCGGAGAGGGCCCGGATCCCCGGGAACGACTTGGAGATGCCTCGCATCTCGAGTACCGCGCTCATGCCTCGCTCCTTCCGCCCGCGTCGGCCGATGCCGCGCGGATCTCACTGGGGCCGCACACGAACTCGACCCGGTGGTCGACGCTCTCGCCGGGCTCGAGCACGGGCAGCACGCCGGCCTCGCGCGCGGCGGCGCGGCCGAGGCTCCAGTCGACGTTGGTCGGTTCGAGGCCCAGCACGTAGTGCCCCTCGCCCATCATCTTCCACTGGTGCAGCGCGGGCAACGTCGCGGAGTCGAAGCGGATCGCGAGCCGCAGATCGAGATGCGGGTTGTCGACCGCGACCTCGGCTTCGTCGCACCCGCTGAAATCGTGCTTGAACACCTGCTCGACGTATCCGGCGACGGGTTCCGAGATGCTCCACCAGTCGGCGAGCCCCGTCTCGGCCGCGGCGTCGCGCGGAGTGACCGACTTCGACGGCACCGTGAGCACCGCGGCCTCGTCGAGGAGCGGCCAGCCGATATTGGCGTGGTACAGCACCATGGTGCCCGCGGGGGCGGCCGCTTCGTTCGTGATGTGGTCCTCGATCACGACGCGCGCGGTGCCGAGCGGGATCGTGATCCGCCTGCGGAGCACCAGGTTCTCGCCGAACACGGTGGTCTGGCGCACCTCTCCTTCGACGACGATCTCCTCATCGGTGGTCTCCGCGCGCGTCACCGTGGCGGGGATGCCGCCGACGCGGCCGTGCATCGGGTAATCGACGCCGGCTTCGGTGCTCGGGGGCCCGAACGCGTCGAGGCCGCAGGTCGCGAGCAGCCCGCCGCCGAAGCTGCGGAGCCACTCCGTGCCGGAGTCGACGGTCAGGCCCGGAGCGGGAAAACCGGTCGGCGAGTGCCAGGCGAGGGGCACGCCGCGATAGGTCGCGGCGCCCAGGTCGAGCGCCCGGTCCGGGTGCACGTGCACGGTGAGACCCGCGCCGGAGGTGAGGATCAGCCTGCGCGCGCCTCGCGCGGGACCCTGGGTCTCGACGAGATCGTCGATGCCCGCGAGCTGTCGCGGCGAGCCCGTGCGGCGGCGCGCCTCGGCCGGCGACCGACCGTAGAAGAGAGGGGCGGCGGGCATGATCAGAGTCCGAGCTCTCCGCGCTCGGCCGCCAGCTGCTGGTTGCCCGGCCCGAAGTGCTTGAGCAGCACGAGATCGTCGGTCGCGGAGGTGTTGGTGACCTCGACCCCGTTCTTCGCCGCGGCCGCGGTGATGAAGAACTCATCGCTCGAGAGCTGGCCGTAGCGGATGCTCGCGATCGCAGCGATCGGCAGGTCGTCGAGACGACCGTGACCGGCGACGGCGATGAGCCCGTGCGCGTCGCGATCGGCGATCGTCACGCTGCCGCCCGGAGCCACCGTGAGCTCCTTCGCGCTGAACGCGGACGAGCGGTAGGTGATCCAGCGCTCGACGTACTCGGGCGATCCCGCGCGGCTCTCGATCGTCTCGATCGGGGGCGTGAAGCGGTTGCTCCAGAACTCGGGGTCGACGTTGCGCTCCCAGTCGACGAGTTCGACGATGAAGTCGAGGTCGCCCACGCGGTCGGCCGGCACGTCCTTCCAGAGCAGCTCGTCCGGCACCTCGCGGTTGTTCGACCAGGACTCCGTCATCGCGAAGACGTCGCAGGCGGCCTGCGGTTCGTAGGTGCACATGCTCGCCGGGGCGTGCAGGATGCCGGCCGGCACGTCCCAGCCGGTGCCCGGTGTGATCCGGTAGGCCTTGGAGAGATCGGTGATGCGGTTGTCGCCGCCCGTGAGGAACGCGGCGAACTTGTCGCGCAGCTCGTCGCGGGTGACCTCGGGGTGCAGGCCGAAGAACGTGTAGGGGAACCGGCCGCCGTGGTTGTTCATCTGCGGCGGAAAGTAGTAGGCCTCGGGCTTGCCCGGCTTGCCGACGAGGGCTGCGTGCTCGTCGCGGTGGTGGATGTGGAAGGGCAGGGGGAACTCGTTGTCGAAGAACTTCGAGTACATGGGCCACAGGCCGTGGCTCTCCCAGAGGCCGCCGATGGCGTCGCCCTTCGTGTGGGCGACGAACTCGTCGAGCGGGATCACGCCTCCGGTCGGGTCGAGCACGAGGCTGAGGCCCTCGAACGGGTCGGTGAGCGGGCCGTTCTCGGCGCGCACGGCGCTCGCGAGCCAGCGTTCGTCGATGCCGCCGCGCTCCTTGCCGAGGGGGAAGTAGTCGTCGGGGTGGAGGCGGATGCGGCGGCCGGGAGTGCAGAACGCGCGCGGCACCCAGGTCGGGGCGAGGCGGAGGATGCCGCCCGCCTCGTTCATCGCCCGATCGATCGCGGCCTCGGATCCGGTGACGCCCTCGTAGGGGCCGGCCTGTGCCATGTTCACTCCTTCGTGTCGTGCGCGGTCGCCGCTGTCGCGGCGCTCGTCCTTCAGGTTCATTGAACCAGAAATGTTTCATTGAAGCTACCAGATGGTTTCGCGGAGCGCAAGACCGGCGGAACCGCCCCGCCAAACCGCCCCGCACCCTCGCCCCCGCCGCTCGCGACGACTCAGTATGCTCGGTCGCATGGCGGTGAACAGCAGCGTCGACGGCGAGCGCCGACGGAAAGAACTGGTCGAACTCGTCGAGGCGGCCGGCGAGATCTCGATCGAGGAGGCCCGCGCCCGCTTCGAGGTGTCGGCCATGACGATCCGCCGCGATCTCGAGGTGCTCGAACTCGAAGGGCGGCTCCGCCGGGTGCGGGGCGGCGCGGTGCCGGCGCCCGCCGCCCGCAGCCACGACGATCGGCTCGCGACCCGCAGCGCGGCGAAGCGCGCGATCGCGCGGAAGGCGCTGGCGCTCGTGCCCGTGCGCGGTGCGATCGCGCTCGACGCCTCCACCACCGTGCACGCGCTCGCGGAGACGCTCGGCGAGCGCGACGGGCTCGTCGCCCTCACCAACTCGATCCAGACGTTCGAGGCCCTCACTCGCGCGGGCGGCATCGAGGCGCAGCTGACGGGCGGCCGTCACGAATCGGTCACCGGCAGCCTCGTCGGACCGCTCGCGAACGCGGGGGCGAGGGCCCTGCACACCCGCGTCTTCTTCAGTTCCGCGGCCGCGCTGCACCCCGGCACCGGCACGTCGGAGGCATCGCTCGCCGAGGCCGAGGTCAAGCAGCAGTTCGCGCAGGTCGCCGACCGCACGGTGCTCTGCATCGATGCCTCGAAGCTCGGCGAGCGCTCGACCGGACACGCCCTCGAGCTCGCCGACGTCTCGACGCTGGTGACCGAGCTCGACCCGGCCGACCCTCGCCTCGACCCCTACCGGGACCGCGTCGAGCTGGTGTGACGTGAGTCGGCGACGGGCACCCGGCGGGAGGGCGCCCGCCCCTTGTCTCGAATGTCGTTTCGTGTTACATTCACACGAAACAACACTTTCGGATCAGGAGCCCACATGACCCGCCCCGTCACCGTCGACGACCTCATCGCACGCTCGAACCGGCTGGGAGCCGACAGGAAGAACACCAACTTCGCAGGCGGCAACACGTCGGCGAAGGGCGCAGCCACCGACCCGGTGACGGGCGACGAGATCCAGCTGATGTGGGTCAAGGGATCCGGGGGCGACCTCGGCACGCTCACCCCCGCAGGCCTCTCCGCACTGCGCGTCGACCGGCTGCGCGCGCTCACCGAGGTCTACCCCGGCGTCGACCGCGAAGACGAGATGGTCGCGGCCCTCGACTACTGCCTGCACGGCAAGGGGGGCGCGGCCCCCTCCATCGACACCGCGATGCACGGCCTCGTCGATGCGGCGCACGTCGACCACCTGCACCCCGACTCGGGCATCGCGATCGCCACCGCAGCCGAGGGCGAGGAGCTCACCGCGAAGATCTTCGGCGATCGCGTCGTCTGGGTGCCCTGGCGCCGCCCCGGATTCCAGCTCGGCCTCGACATCGCGGCCATCAAGGCGGCGCACCCGCAGGCCGTCGGCTGCATCCTCGGCGGCCACGGCATCACGGCGTGGGGCGACACCAGCGAGGAGTGCGAGCGCAACTCGCTGTGGATCATCGACACCGCAGCCGACTACATCTCCGAGCACGGCGCCCCCGAGCCCTTCGGCGCCGTCGTAACCGGCTACGAGCCGCTGCCGGAGTCCGAACGACGCGCCCGCGCCGCCGCGCTCGCGCCCGCCATCCGCCGCATCGCGTCGCACGACAGCACGATGGTCGGCCACTTCGACGACAGCGAGCCGGTGCTCGACTTCCTCTCCCGCGAGAAGCTCTTCCCGCTCTCCGAGCTGGGCACGAGCTGCCCCGACCACTTCCTCCGCACCAAGGTCAAGCCGCTCGTGCTCGACCTCCCCGCCACCGCGACCCTCGAGCAGCAGCTCGAGCGCCTCCCGCAACTGCACGAGGACTACCGCGCCGCCTACCGCGCCTACTACGACGCGCACGCCGACGAGACGAGTCCCGCCATGCGCGGCGCCGACCCGCTCATCGTGCTCGTGCCCGGCGTCGGCATGTTCTCCTACGGCAAGGACAAGCAGACCGCCCGAGTCGCCGGCGAGTTCTACCTCAACGCCATCAACGTCATGCGCGGCGCCGAAGCGCTGTCGCGCTACGCGCCCATCGGCGACGCCGAGAAGTTCCGCATCGAGTACTGGGCCCTCGAGGAGGCGAAGCTGCGGCGCCTGCCCGCGCCGAAGTCCCACCAGGGACGCATCGCCCTCGTCACCGGCGCCGCCTCCGGCATCGGCAAGGCGATCGCCACGCGCCTCGCAGCGCAGGGCGCCTGCGTGATCGTCGCCGACCTCGACGCCGAGAAGGCCCGAGCGGCGGCCTCGGAGCTCGGCAGCACCGACGTGGCGGTCGGAGTGGCGGCCGACGTCTCCGACGCCGCCGCGGTGAGCGCCGCGATCGACGAAGCCGTGCTCGCCTTCGGCGGCCTGGACCTCGTCGTCAACAACGCGGGCCTCTCGCTCTCGAAGCCGCTGCTCGAGACGACCGAGCGCGACTGGGACCTGCAGCACGACGTCATGGCGAAGGGCTCCTTCCTCGTCTCGCAGGCCGGCGCCCGAGCCATGATCGCGCAGGGCATGGGTGGCGACATCGTCTACATCTCGTCGAAGAACAGCGTCTTCGCCGGCCCGAACAACATCGCCTACTCCGCCACGAAGGCCGATCAGGCCCACCAGGTGCGGCTGCTCGCGGTCGAGCTCGGAGAGCACGGGATCCGCGTGAACGGCATCAACCCCGACGGCGTGGTGCGCGGATCCGGCATCTTCGCCTCCGGCTGGGGCGCCAATCGCGCCGCGACCTACGGTGTGAAAGAGGAGGACCTGGGCCAGTTCTACGCCAACCGCACGATCCTCAAGCGGGAGGTGCTGCCGGAGCACGTCGCCGACGCGGTGTACGTGCTCACCTGCGACGAGCTCAGCCGCACCACCGGCCTCCACGTACCCGTCGACTCCGGCGTCGCCGCCGCCTTCCTGCGATGAGCACCGCACCCTTCGCAGCGGCGCACGGGGGCACGGGGGCCGACGGCGCCGTCGCCGCCGTCGACCTCGGCGCGAGCAGCGGCAGGGTGATCCTCGGGCGGGTCGAGGACGGCGCGCTGCGCACCCAGCACATCGCCCGCTTCGCCAACGACCCGGTGCGCACCCGCGACGGCCTGCACTGGAATCTGCTCGAGCTCTACCGCCAGGCGCTCGCGGGGCTCGCCCTCGCCGAGCGCGGCGCGCCAGGAGAGATCATCTCGGCCGGCGTCGACTCCTGGGCCGTCGATTACGGCCTGCTGCGCGACGGCCGGCTGCTCGGCGTGCCGTACCACTACCGGGACGCCCGCTGCGAGGCCGGCGTGGCGCGGGTGCACGAGATCGTCGCGCCCGAGGCGCTCTACGCCGCCAACGGCCTGCAGCACCTGAGCTTCAACACGGTCTTCCAGCTCGCCGCCGAGGGCCCGCTGCTCGAACTCGCCGACCGCATGCTGATGATCCCGGACCTCCTGGGCTATTGGCTCACCGGGGTGGCCTCGGCCGAGCTCAGCAACGCGTCGACCACCGGCCTGCTCGACCCCCGCACCCGCACCTGGGACACGGCGCTCGCCGAGCGCCTCGGCCTCTCCCCGCGGATCCTGCCGCCGCTCGTCGAGGCCGGCACCCGACTGGGGCCGCTGGTGCCCGAGGTCGCGGAGATCGTGGGACGGGCCTTCGACGTCACCGCGGTCGCCTCGCACGACACCGCGTCGGCTGTGGCCGCGATCCCGAGCTCGCGCCCCGACTTCGCGTACATCTCGTGCGGCACCTGGGGCCTCGTCGGGCTCGAGCTCGACGCCCCCGTGCTCAGCGAGGAGGCCCGCCTCGCGAACTTCACCAACGAGGGCGGGATCGACGGCACCACGCGGTTCCTGCACAACGTGATGGGCCTGTGGCTGCTGTCGGAGTCGCTGCGGCACTGGTACCCGGGATCCTCGGACGCTCAGCGTTCGAGCCGCCTGCAGGAGCTGCTCGCCGAGGCGTCGCGGCTCGGCGGGCCGGTGCCGCTGTTCGACGTCAACGACCTCTCGTTCATGCCCCCGGGCGACATCCCCGGGCGCATCGACGCCTGGTGCGCCCGGCACGGCGAACGCGCTCCCGGCACTCCCGCCGAGACCGTGCGCTCGATCGTCGAGAGCCTCGCGGCCGCCTTCGCCGACGCCGTGCGCACGGCCGCCGAGCTGGCGGGCCGCGACGTCTCGATCATCCACATCGTCGGAGGCGGATCGCTGAACGCGCTGCTGTGCCAGGCCCTCGCCGACCGCTCGGGCCTGCCGGTGCTCGCGGGCCCCGTCGAGGCGACCGCGATGGGCAACCTGCTGGTGCAGGCGCAGGCCGCCGGCCAGGTCGATCCCGGCCTCGACGCGCTCCGCGCCGTCGCGGCCCGGTCCGCTTCCCTCACGACCTACACCCCCGGCGCACGGTCCCGGTAGGGCCCGGGCGTCGGCTCCGGAAAGGAACGCACAGCACATGGCCAAGCGCCAACTCCCCAACCCGGTCGAGCTGCTCGAACTCATGCAGTTCAAGAAGCCCGACTTCAACGGCAAACGGCGGCGACTCGAATCGGCCCTCACCATCGCCGACCTGCAGCGCATCGCGAAGCGCCGCACCCCGAAGGCCGCCTTCGACTACACCGACGGGGCGGCCGAGGGCGAGCTGTCGCTCGCGCGAGCGCGCCAGGCGTTCGAGGACATCGAGTTCCACCCCGACATCCTCAAGCCCGCCGAGCACGTCGACGCGTCGATCGAGATCCTGGGCGGCCGCTCCTCGCTGCCGTTCGGCATCGCGCCGACCGGCTTCACCCGCCTCATGCAGACGGAGGGCGAGATCGCCGGCGCGGGAGCCGCGGGGGCGGCGGGGATCCCCTTCACCCTCTCGACGCTCGGCACCACCTCGATCGAGAACGTCCGCGCGGCGAACCCGAACGGCCGCAACTGGTTCCAGCTCTACGTGATGCGCGAGCGCGAGATCTCGTACGGCCTGGTCGAGCGCGCCGCGGCAGCGGGCTTCGACACCCTGATGTTCACGGTCGACACCCCGATCGCGGGCGCCCGTCTGCGCGACAAGCGCAACGGCTTCTCGATCCCGCCGCAGCTGTCGCTGAGCACGATCGCGAACGCCATCCCGCGGCCGTGGTGGTGGTTCGACTTCCTCACCACGCCCAAGCTCGAGTTTGCGTCGCTCTCGACCACGGGCGGCACGGTGGGCGACCTGCTCAACGCCGCCATGGATCCCACGATCTCCTACGACGATCTCGCCGTGATCCGGCAGATGTGGCCGGGCCGGATCGTGATCAAGGGGGTGCAGAACGTGCCCGACGCGGTGAAGCTCGTCGATCTCGGCGTCGACGGCATCGTGCTCTCGAATCACGGCGGCCGACAGCTCGACCGGGCGCCCGTGCCGTTCCACCTGCTGCCCCGCGTGGTGCGCGAGGTCGGCGACGACGCCACCGTGATGATCGACACCGGCATCATGAACGGCGCCGACATCGTCGCCTCGGTCGCGCTCGGCGCGAAGTTCACGCTCGTGGGACGCGCCTACCTGTACGGGCTGATGGCCGGCGGCCGCGCCGGGGTCGATCGCATGATCGCCATCCTGCGCAGCGAGATCGAGCGCACCATGGCCCTGCTCGGGGTCTCGACCCTTGACGAGCTCGAGCCGCGCCACGTCACGCAGCTGAGCCGTCTCACCCCCATCTCCCGGGTCGCGAACGAGGCCGAGCGCGCCTGAGCGCGCTCAGGGCCGCTGGGCCCCCGGCAGGCACTCGCGCACCTCGACCCAGGTGTCGAGCTCGCCGGCGAGCTGCCCGGCGAGCTCGTGCGCGCGGGCCCGGTCGGGCACCCGCACCACCCAGATGCGCCGCAGCGGTTTGCCCGCCTCGTTGTACCAGCCGTCGCGGTGCTCGCCGCCCGGCCCCACCACCTCGGCCTGCGTGTCGCTGTCGAGGGTCTCGGTCCACTCGAGCTCGGAGCGGCTGAGCAGCTCGTCGTCGAAGCGGGCGAGAAACCCGACGACCTCTTCGATCCACTCGGGGGTGCGCTGCAGCAGCTCGGACTCGCGGCGGTGCAGCAGAAGCATGAAACGCATGGCGCCCTCCTCTCCCCGGGCGGTCGGGAGGCGCCGCGGGTCGGCCGCCTCGCGCCCCGGTGCTCCCATCGTGGCACAGCGGGCACGCGGCGCGGAAGAATCGGCCCGGCTTCGTCCCACGAAGGCCCACGGAAACGGCGGTGCGGGTGAGACGAAGTCGGGCCGATTGCACGGGCCGATCGCACGGGGCGGCGCGGCGCCGCGGGGCTCAGCCGGCGGCGAGGATGCGCCGCAGCTCCGCGACGAAGCGGTCGATGCTCTGCTGCGCGTCGGCACGCGCGCGCTCGCCCTCGTGGGGGCGGTTCAGGTAGCCGTGCACGGTACCTGGCTGCACGGTCTCGACCACCGCGACGCCCGCCTCGCGCAGCTGGTCGGCGAACTGCTCGCCCGAGGCGCGCAGGTCGTCGGCGTCGGCGTTCACGATCACGACGGGCGGCAGGGCCGCGAGCCGCTCGGCCGGCAGCTCGCCCGCCACGACGGCCCCAGCGGCCGCCGCGCCGGCGGCGTCGCCCAGGTAGGAGTCGTACATGTCGGCGATGCGGCCGGCGTCGAAGCGGCGCTGGGCGGGCAGGGCCGCGGTGGCGGCGTCGAGCTCGGGGTCGAGTCGCTGCACGCGGTGCAGCGTGGGGTACTCGAGCAGCAGCGCGTCGACCGGGCGGCCGGCGCCCGCGGCGGCGGCATCGGCCTGCGCGAGCGCTGCGAGGGTGGCGAGGTGCGCGCCGGCGCTCGCGCCTCCCACGACGAGGGGGCCCTCCTCGGCGCCGGCCCAGCGCAGCACGGCGGCGACGTCCGCGGCGGGCGCCGGCGCCTTCACGGTGTCGCTCGCGAGGGCGTAGTCGACGGAGTGCACGCGGATGCCGGCCTCGGCGAAGCGCCGGGCCGCCCAGTCGGCCTCCGGCCAGTCGAGCGTGCCCCGCATGAACGAGCCGCCGTGCGCCCAGACGAGCGTCGCCCAGGCCGCGCCCTCGGGCTCGTAGCTGCGCACCGGCACCGCCGCCGAACCGGTGCGGTTCGGCAGCCCCGGATCCCGCCCCGCCGCCGGGCCCTCCACCTCGATGTCCGCGATCCGCATCTCCCCGCCCCTCTCGATCGACCCGTGGGTCAGCGCGGTGAGCTCGGCCGTTCCGCCGCCGGGCAGCACCGCGGCCGCTCCGACCGCGCTCGCGAACAGGGCGAGGCAGATTGTGGAGAGCCTGCGCCATCGAGCGGCCGGCCGTCGGCGACTCGCGTGTGGCACGGGCACAGTGTACGGCAGAATCGCGTCGACCGCTCAGGAATCGGTGCGCACCTCGCGGACGCGCGCCTCGATGCCGGTGATGAGGAGGTCGAGGCCGCGGACGAACACCCGCCGGTTGCGCTCCGCCCCCGAGGGGTGATCCCGGATCAGCCGCGCGAGCGTGCCGCCCGCGCGGTCGGGATCGAGGATCTCGTCGGGCGAGAGCGCGTCGAGGGTCACACCGAAGACGAACGCGTCGATGACCTCGATGGCGGTGAGGATCTCGGCCTCGGGCAGCCCGGCCTCGACGAGCGCCTCGGTGAGCACGCTGTAGATGTTCAGCACGTCGGGCTCGTCGATCACCACCGTGAGCATGAGCTGCAGCACGCGGGGGTGGTCGGCGTACATGCGCCAGGTGAGCTCGACCTCCTGCCGGATCTTCTGGCGCCAGTCCGAGGTCTGCGGCAGCCGCCTGATGTACTGCGAGACGAGCACCTGGCGCATGGCCTGGATCACACCCTCGCGCCCCGCCACGTGGTGGTAGAGAGAGGAGACGCTCACGCCGAGGCTGCGGGCGAGGGGCACGAGTTGCAGTTCGCGGCCGGCTTCGACCATGTCGATGGCGGCTCGGCCGATGATCTCCCGGCTGAGACGCGCGGTTCGGGGTCGCGCCACGGGGCCTCCCTTCAGAGTCCTGCTTGACAGATCCTCCCACAGGGTTCACGATGATGCTGATAACCGAAATGGTTTCGGTTTCTGCCGTCACAGCCGCCGGAGAAGAGAACCCAGTGAACATCCCCACCCCAGCCAGCACCGCCGACCCCCGTTTCCCGCTGACGCTGCGCAACGGGAGCGCGACCTTCATGATCGCCCTCGCCAGCCTGATGATGGCGAACCTCGCGCCCTTCATCATGACCGCGCTCGGAGCGCTCGGGTTCGACATCATCGCGAGCGGCAACATCCTCACCTGGGCGCTGCTCGCCTCGGCGGTCGTCGGGCTCGCCAGCGCCCGGCTCGCCTCGGGCCGCGCGCGCCGCCCCCTCGCGATGGTCGGGCTCGCGCTCGCGGCGGTCGCCTTCGCCGCCGCGGTCGTGCCGACGCCCGCCGTCGCCGTCGCGGGCCTCATCGTCGGCGGCACCGGCCTCGGCGCCGCGATCTCGACGTCGGGGGCCGCGATCGCCGCGCTCCGCAACCCCAACCGCGTCTCGGCCACCAGCGGCCTCGTCAACCGCGTGCTCATCACCATCGTGCTCGCCGTGATCCCGATCATCGGCATCACGCA
The genomic region above belongs to Leucobacter muris and contains:
- a CDS encoding rhamnulokinase; its protein translation is MSTAPFAAAHGGTGADGAVAAVDLGASSGRVILGRVEDGALRTQHIARFANDPVRTRDGLHWNLLELYRQALAGLALAERGAPGEIISAGVDSWAVDYGLLRDGRLLGVPYHYRDARCEAGVARVHEIVAPEALYAANGLQHLSFNTVFQLAAEGPLLELADRMLMIPDLLGYWLTGVASAELSNASTTGLLDPRTRTWDTALAERLGLSPRILPPLVEAGTRLGPLVPEVAEIVGRAFDVTAVASHDTASAVAAIPSSRPDFAYISCGTWGLVGLELDAPVLSEEARLANFTNEGGIDGTTRFLHNVMGLWLLSESLRHWYPGSSDAQRSSRLQELLAEASRLGGPVPLFDVNDLSFMPPGDIPGRIDAWCARHGERAPGTPAETVRSIVESLAAAFADAVRTAAELAGRDVSIIHIVGGGSLNALLCQALADRSGLPVLAGPVEATAMGNLLVQAQAAGQVDPGLDALRAVAARSASLTTYTPGARSR
- a CDS encoding alpha-hydroxy acid oxidase encodes the protein MAKRQLPNPVELLELMQFKKPDFNGKRRRLESALTIADLQRIAKRRTPKAAFDYTDGAAEGELSLARARQAFEDIEFHPDILKPAEHVDASIEILGGRSSLPFGIAPTGFTRLMQTEGEIAGAGAAGAAGIPFTLSTLGTTSIENVRAANPNGRNWFQLYVMREREISYGLVERAAAAGFDTLMFTVDTPIAGARLRDKRNGFSIPPQLSLSTIANAIPRPWWWFDFLTTPKLEFASLSTTGGTVGDLLNAAMDPTISYDDLAVIRQMWPGRIVIKGVQNVPDAVKLVDLGVDGIVLSNHGGRQLDRAPVPFHLLPRVVREVGDDATVMIDTGIMNGADIVASVALGAKFTLVGRAYLYGLMAGGRAGVDRMIAILRSEIERTMALLGVSTLDELEPRHVTQLSRLTPISRVANEAERA
- a CDS encoding YciI family protein; translation: MRFMLLLHRRESELLQRTPEWIEEVVGFLARFDDELLSRSELEWTETLDSDTQAEVVGPGGEHRDGWYNEAGKPLRRIWVVRVPDRARAHELAGQLAGELDTWVEVRECLPGAQRP
- a CDS encoding alpha/beta hydrolase; its protein translation is MPHASRRRPAARWRRLSTICLALFASAVGAAAVLPGGGTAELTALTHGSIERGGEMRIADIEVEGPAAGRDPGLPNRTGSAAVPVRSYEPEGAAWATLVWAHGGSFMRGTLDWPEADWAARRFAEAGIRVHSVDYALASDTVKAPAPAADVAAVLRWAGAEEGPLVVGGASAGAHLATLAALAQADAAAAGAGRPVDALLLEYPTLHRVQRLDPELDAATAALPAQRRFDAGRIADMYDSYLGDAAGAAAAGAVVAGELPAERLAALPPVVIVNADADDLRASGEQFADQLREAGVAVVETVQPGTVHGYLNRPHEGERARADAQQSIDRFVAELRRILAAG
- a CDS encoding TetR/AcrR family transcriptional regulator, translated to MARPRTARLSREIIGRAAIDMVEAGRELQLVPLARSLGVSVSSLYHHVAGREGVIQAMRQVLVSQYIRRLPQTSDWRQKIRQEVELTWRMYADHPRVLQLMLTVVIDEPDVLNIYSVLTEALVEAGLPEAEILTAIEVIDAFVFGVTLDALSPDEILDPDRAGGTLARLIRDHPSGAERNRRVFVRGLDLLITGIEARVREVRTDS